The following proteins are encoded in a genomic region of Pseudomonas sp. Os17:
- a CDS encoding toxin VasX gives MNQAAHAPQHFKPASCPLLAAVLPVRYAIGPVTSEPQLASIDASALGLQAVSGQFPELGPDHPPLTQWPLGYVPRLLRDGWLYVWQDSTHLLSEYRVDSTLLSQTPRGGPVLEKQAQVYLLLPAGAPAQLVWSPVRWSDSQFTAVKTQGNVRQRVMRNLTPGIAPESGLLSSTRKFLGDSTPENFRWSCLPEPQPWQLNDPILRRMQRCEQQHYAIVDDPWGVLIDLAGLVRARNLAFDKQSLAHRDRWMVASVLQELSEHDKQLKANLPSDTDYEALKRTWREQKQAADQLDFDRRRIVTLWADWFGTLGQQGPATLETACGHMDITQHEARDLLEASFAAACLGPSATAIGVQALYQAMDLENQNVQKPWLVWALLGLQQRLSGTEVKQLLHVPEGLEPLESAAKRIAQALALVAALNAGASKLSELPLAKPTEAFFAAMAPVVGGHMRSMPEQVNLAALRLLQAMLARSQQQVEVQSLSAKQSLAWLGEQLDGTQNKSKRRRLKKEIATLEEQDARNARVESKGAGDAATGKGQPSAIAKQVQGYPHLNLIPAQRPAAPAHPAPGYGSGAHAPTVKTPGPSAADLPPLPKSATKLDLPLNARDLLNDSPLKVLIALVSVWNLRSSFDALSENYTNKNNLTAMSAGLGVWAAFSTISQHLADVKWKAFIGKSGKFNFEAQKLLANALKIGASAVLIQAATAGLDTIIYGWDALDSYRIGDIDTATVNVGLGVASFGYIRVSLQISRMLRVSRATVIMGSVAALGRGISVLPAPLVAQATGLVITIFGGLLARMYTKDTPVETWVKQTCFGTRPANWSNSYEETMKAYYQAVAPVTMKLRRWIDINPVSGEWVNEVRLVLLIEGQTSYQQGMVSFSGVEEWTQEQPLMDFSPPRKISYPLEWGEEDPNPLKQEFGSRIRQEPGVLCLSAAYHQNGAMKLTGIRGNLIYQPIEGIYLPLIDVNLS, from the coding sequence ATGAACCAGGCCGCACATGCTCCGCAACACTTCAAACCGGCCAGTTGCCCGTTGCTGGCTGCTGTTCTGCCCGTGCGTTATGCCATTGGCCCGGTCACTTCGGAACCGCAGCTCGCCAGCATCGACGCCAGCGCGTTGGGCCTGCAAGCAGTGAGCGGCCAGTTCCCGGAACTGGGGCCCGATCATCCGCCACTGACCCAGTGGCCCCTGGGGTACGTGCCACGCCTGCTACGGGACGGTTGGTTGTATGTCTGGCAGGACAGCACTCACCTGCTTAGCGAATACCGGGTCGATAGCACCCTGTTGAGCCAAACACCACGCGGTGGTCCGGTGTTGGAGAAACAAGCCCAGGTCTACCTGCTGCTACCGGCCGGTGCGCCCGCGCAACTGGTCTGGTCGCCGGTACGCTGGAGCGACTCGCAGTTCACTGCCGTCAAGACCCAGGGCAATGTCCGTCAACGTGTCATGCGCAACCTGACGCCCGGTATCGCCCCCGAAAGCGGCTTGTTGTCCAGCACGCGGAAGTTTCTCGGAGACAGTACCCCGGAAAACTTCCGCTGGAGCTGTTTGCCAGAACCACAACCCTGGCAATTGAACGACCCGATCCTGCGCCGCATGCAGCGCTGTGAACAACAGCATTACGCAATCGTCGACGATCCCTGGGGAGTACTGATCGATCTGGCCGGCCTGGTACGTGCCCGTAATCTGGCTTTCGACAAGCAAAGTCTGGCGCATCGCGACCGTTGGATGGTCGCCAGCGTGCTCCAAGAACTGAGTGAGCATGACAAACAGCTCAAGGCCAACCTGCCCAGCGACACCGACTACGAAGCCTTGAAACGCACATGGCGCGAGCAGAAACAGGCCGCCGACCAACTCGACTTCGATCGTCGGCGGATCGTCACCTTATGGGCAGACTGGTTTGGCACCCTGGGTCAACAGGGCCCGGCCACCCTGGAAACCGCCTGCGGGCACATGGACATCACCCAGCATGAGGCCCGTGACCTGCTAGAGGCCAGCTTCGCCGCGGCCTGCCTCGGCCCGTCTGCCACGGCCATTGGGGTCCAGGCGCTCTACCAGGCCATGGATCTAGAAAACCAGAACGTGCAAAAACCTTGGCTAGTCTGGGCTTTACTGGGGCTCCAACAGCGCCTCTCAGGCACCGAAGTCAAACAGCTGTTGCATGTTCCTGAAGGTCTTGAGCCTCTTGAGTCCGCGGCAAAACGTATAGCTCAGGCGCTGGCCCTGGTGGCCGCGTTGAATGCTGGAGCGAGCAAGCTGTCGGAACTGCCCTTGGCCAAGCCGACAGAGGCTTTTTTTGCCGCCATGGCTCCAGTGGTGGGTGGCCATATGCGTAGCATGCCCGAGCAAGTCAATCTCGCCGCCCTACGCCTGCTCCAGGCCATGCTTGCGCGCAGCCAGCAGCAGGTGGAGGTACAGTCGTTGAGCGCAAAGCAGAGCTTGGCCTGGCTTGGCGAACAGCTCGATGGCACGCAGAACAAATCGAAGCGCCGACGCCTGAAAAAAGAAATCGCCACACTTGAAGAACAGGACGCGCGTAATGCCCGTGTTGAAAGCAAAGGAGCAGGCGATGCAGCGACAGGCAAAGGCCAGCCTTCGGCCATCGCTAAGCAGGTGCAGGGGTACCCTCACCTAAACCTTATCCCGGCCCAGCGCCCAGCAGCCCCCGCACATCCTGCTCCGGGGTATGGAAGTGGCGCGCATGCACCCACGGTAAAAACTCCTGGGCCGAGTGCAGCAGACTTACCTCCACTGCCCAAAAGTGCGACGAAACTTGATCTGCCATTGAATGCGCGTGACCTGTTGAATGATTCGCCGTTGAAGGTTTTGATTGCGCTGGTTTCGGTTTGGAATTTGAGAAGTAGTTTTGATGCTTTGTCTGAAAACTACACAAACAAGAACAACTTGACAGCTATGAGTGCAGGTCTGGGAGTTTGGGCGGCTTTCTCCACAATTTCTCAACATCTCGCAGATGTAAAATGGAAAGCGTTTATTGGTAAGTCTGGCAAGTTCAATTTCGAAGCGCAAAAATTGCTTGCGAACGCGTTAAAAATTGGTGCTAGCGCAGTGCTTATTCAAGCAGCTACTGCAGGGTTAGATACTATTATCTACGGTTGGGATGCGCTGGATTCTTATAGAATAGGAGATATTGATACAGCTACTGTCAACGTTGGTTTAGGCGTAGCTAGCTTTGGTTATATTCGAGTTTCCTTACAAATCTCCCGTATGTTGCGAGTCTCTCGCGCCACAGTAATTATGGGTAGTGTTGCTGCATTAGGGCGTGGTATCTCTGTTTTGCCTGCTCCGCTTGTTGCACAAGCAACGGGATTAGTTATAACTATATTTGGTGGCTTGCTGGCACGCATGTATACCAAAGACACGCCTGTCGAAACTTGGGTCAAGCAGACCTGCTTCGGAACTCGCCCTGCCAATTGGTCAAATAGTTACGAAGAGACAATGAAAGCCTACTATCAGGCGGTGGCCCCAGTAACAATGAAACTCCGTCGCTGGATTGATATCAATCCGGTCAGTGGTGAGTGGGTCAATGAGGTTCGTTTGGTGTTGTTGATCGAAGGCCAAACAAGTTATCAACAAGGCATGGTGAGTTTTAGCGGAGTCGAGGAGTGGACCCAAGAACAACCCCTTATGGACTTCAGCCCACCCCGCAAGATTTCCTATCCATTGGAGTGGGGGGAGGAAGACCCCAATCCCTTAAAACAAGAATTTGGTAGCCGCATCCGACAAGAACCTGGCGTACTGTGCCTTAGCGCAGCCTATCATCAGAACGGTGCGATGAAGCTGACTGGTATTCGCGGTAATTTAATATATCAACCCATTGAGGGAATTTATTTGCCACTCATTGATGTTAATTTGAGTTGA
- a CDS encoding chemotaxis protein CheW codes for MLDHRASTLTGLLLPLADRTLILPNVAVAELIDYQQGSFDLDSPPWYLGRVLWRERWIALISFESACGGKTVLGERARIVVLNALGGRPELKFMALLVQGIPRSCKLDSQLSYVDVSLAPLEKAAVQVAEQVAKVPDLLALEELLVGAGLLS; via the coding sequence ATGCTTGATCACCGCGCCAGCACCCTGACCGGTCTGTTGCTGCCCCTGGCGGACCGTACCCTGATCCTGCCCAACGTGGCGGTGGCCGAACTGATCGACTATCAGCAGGGCAGCTTCGACCTGGATTCGCCGCCCTGGTACCTGGGCCGGGTGCTGTGGCGCGAGCGGTGGATTGCGCTGATCAGTTTCGAGTCGGCCTGTGGTGGCAAGACGGTGTTGGGCGAGCGGGCGCGTATCGTCGTGCTCAACGCCCTGGGCGGACGCCCGGAGCTGAAGTTCATGGCCTTGCTGGTGCAGGGCATTCCCCGCTCCTGCAAGCTCGACAGCCAGTTGAGCTACGTCGATGTGTCGTTGGCGCCTCTGGAAAAGGCCGCGGTGCAGGTGGCCGAGCAAGTGGCCAAGGTCCCGGATCTGCTGGCGCTGGAGGAGTTGCTGGTGGGGGCGGGGCTGCTGTCCTAG
- a CDS encoding DUF4123 domain-containing protein encodes MNPTHQGALLLDGASQDHILAWLYQHYPSHQPLPLLLETPYAALQESGPILLDAPRHSPLYEGWSSGVTELRHGLWLEARLPAEQLFHCLQRRLQVRSPDSRIFWLRLGDARPLLRAWKAGVEWPRGFWHGIDVLWMRDAQGPIPTWRNHQPELDLVTAGDSFDAHITLSWPLLGALTEEPEPSQETDQ; translated from the coding sequence ATGAACCCGACACACCAAGGTGCGCTGCTGCTCGACGGCGCCTCTCAGGACCATATTCTGGCTTGGCTGTATCAGCATTATCCCAGCCATCAACCGCTGCCACTGTTACTGGAAACCCCCTATGCCGCGCTGCAGGAGTCGGGACCGATTCTGCTCGACGCACCGCGCCACAGCCCCCTGTATGAGGGCTGGAGCAGCGGCGTGACAGAACTGCGCCACGGGTTGTGGTTGGAGGCCCGGTTGCCCGCCGAACAATTGTTCCACTGTCTGCAACGTCGCCTGCAAGTGCGCTCGCCGGACAGCCGCATATTCTGGTTGCGCCTGGGCGATGCGCGGCCGCTACTGCGGGCCTGGAAGGCCGGAGTCGAATGGCCCCGAGGCTTCTGGCACGGCATCGACGTGCTCTGGATGCGCGACGCACAAGGTCCGATCCCCACCTGGCGCAACCACCAACCGGAGTTGGACCTAGTAACCGCTGGTGACAGCTTTGATGCCCACATCACCTTGAGCTGGCCTTTACTAGGCGCCCTCACAGAAGAGCCCGAGCCGTCGCAGGAAACCGATCAATGA
- a CDS encoding Hcp family type VI secretion system effector, translating to MATPAYMSVTGTKQGLITAGAFTADSVGNTYQEGHEDQVMVQGFQHEVIIPRDPQSGQPTGQRVHKPVIITKVFDKASPLLLAALTSGERLTEIVIQWYRTSAAGTQEHYYTTTLEDAIIVDIKDYMHNCQDPGNAHFTHLEDVHFTYRKITWTHEVSGTSGSDDWRTPVTG from the coding sequence ATGGCAACGCCAGCGTATATGTCGGTCACCGGCACCAAACAGGGGCTGATCACCGCCGGGGCCTTTACCGCCGATTCCGTGGGCAACACCTACCAGGAAGGTCATGAAGACCAGGTCATGGTCCAGGGCTTTCAGCACGAAGTGATCATTCCCCGCGATCCGCAGTCCGGCCAGCCCACCGGCCAGCGGGTGCACAAGCCGGTGATCATCACCAAGGTCTTCGACAAGGCTTCGCCGCTGCTGCTGGCGGCGCTGACCTCGGGCGAGCGCCTGACCGAGATCGTCATCCAGTGGTACCGCACCTCCGCCGCCGGCACCCAGGAGCACTACTACACCACCACCCTTGAGGACGCGATCATCGTCGACATCAAGGACTACATGCACAACTGCCAGGACCCGGGCAATGCCCACTTCACCCACCTGGAAGACGTGCACTTCACCTACCGCAAGATCACCTGGACCCACGAAGTCTCCGGCACTTCCGGCTCCGATGACTGGCGGACCCCGGTCACCGGCTAA
- a CDS encoding NADAR family protein has translation MDTPIRSNQTLLEQIKHGLEPDYLMFWGHQPTRDGRLSPSCFSQWFAAGLELEGIHYPSAEHFMMAGKALLFDDRETHGRILKATTPADVKQLGREVRGFDDARWSEARFEIVVQGNLAKFSQHPALGDYLLSTRDQVLVEASPVDRIWGIGLAADDAKASRPEQWRGLNLLGYALMEVRDRLRGA, from the coding sequence ATGGACACACCGATTCGCTCGAACCAGACACTGCTGGAACAGATCAAGCATGGCCTTGAGCCCGACTACCTGATGTTCTGGGGCCACCAGCCGACCCGCGACGGGCGCCTTTCCCCAAGCTGCTTCAGCCAGTGGTTCGCCGCCGGCCTGGAGCTTGAGGGCATTCACTACCCCAGCGCCGAGCACTTCATGATGGCCGGCAAGGCCCTGCTGTTCGATGACCGGGAAACCCACGGGCGGATCCTCAAGGCGACCACCCCGGCGGACGTCAAACAGCTGGGCCGCGAAGTGCGCGGCTTCGATGACGCCCGTTGGTCCGAGGCGCGTTTCGAGATCGTGGTGCAAGGCAACCTGGCCAAGTTCAGCCAGCACCCGGCCCTGGGCGACTACCTGCTGTCCACCCGCGATCAGGTGCTGGTGGAAGCCAGCCCGGTGGATCGGATCTGGGGCATTGGCCTGGCGGCGGACGATGCCAAGGCCAGCCGGCCGGAGCAGTGGCGCGGCCTGAACCTGCTGGGGTATGCCTTGATGGAGGTACGGGACAGGTTGCGGGGGGCCTGA
- the tssI gene encoding type VI secretion system Vgr family protein — protein sequence MFAAADQTHFSLTLEGRPHDFQVLGLQGRERISRPFAFDLELVSERSNLDLDALLHTPAFLQLAADGSGIHGQIQRIAQGDRGRRLSHYQITLGPRLAYLGQRINQRIFQHLSVPQIIARVLEEHGILGNDYHFHLAGPYPEREYCVQYDESDLRFIQRLCEEEGLHYHFQHSRDGHRLVFGEDQTVFRKLAPVAYRQDSGLVASEPVIKRFELRLEVRPSRTTRRDYDFEKPRLLMQGAAKPQEPKAEPDLEDYAYPGRFTDRERGKHLARRALERHRSDYRQASGHSDQPNLRSGHFLPLSEHPHPAWNDLWLLTEVLHEGKQPQVLEESITSDTRAGKGFHQGYRNRFTATPWEVPHRPPLEHPKPRILGSQTAKVTGPQDEDIHTDAHGRAKVQFHWDREGQGNDKSSCWLRVSSAWAGAWYGAIAVPRVGMEVLVTFLEGDPDQPLITGCLYHKENVVPYPLPAHKTRSTFKTLSSPDGGGFNELRIEDKQGAEQIFIHAQRDWDQQVQHDQKIRVGHQRHDTVEANSYSEFKAEEHHTVHGERKVEARASDHLSVAGSQHLQLGNGLFIEAGQEIHLASGLKVVLEAGSELTLKGGGSWIKIDAGGVALSGALVNNNSGGSPGSGTGAAPLLPGPLRVADGGKPGIPLEALVKQHLVFRQAKAGVCEVCEAAKRARKANS from the coding sequence ATGTTCGCCGCCGCCGACCAGACGCATTTCAGCCTGACCCTGGAGGGTCGCCCCCACGACTTTCAAGTGCTCGGCCTGCAGGGCCGGGAACGCATCAGCCGGCCCTTTGCCTTCGACCTGGAGCTGGTTAGCGAACGCTCCAACCTGGACCTGGACGCGCTGCTGCACACCCCGGCCTTCCTGCAACTGGCGGCTGATGGCAGCGGCATTCACGGGCAGATCCAGCGCATCGCCCAAGGCGACCGCGGTCGTCGCCTGAGCCACTACCAGATCACCCTCGGCCCACGCCTGGCCTATCTGGGCCAGCGCATCAACCAACGGATCTTCCAGCACCTGAGCGTGCCGCAGATCATCGCCCGGGTGCTGGAGGAACACGGCATCCTCGGCAACGACTACCACTTCCACCTCGCCGGCCCCTACCCGGAGCGCGAATACTGCGTGCAGTACGACGAATCGGACCTGCGCTTCATCCAGCGCCTGTGCGAGGAAGAGGGCCTGCACTACCACTTTCAGCACAGCCGCGACGGGCATCGACTGGTGTTCGGCGAAGACCAGACGGTGTTCCGCAAACTGGCCCCGGTGGCCTACCGGCAAGACTCCGGCCTGGTGGCCAGCGAGCCGGTGATCAAGCGTTTCGAGCTGCGCTTGGAGGTGCGCCCCAGCCGCACCACGCGCCGCGACTACGACTTCGAAAAACCGCGCCTGCTGATGCAGGGAGCGGCCAAACCGCAAGAGCCAAAAGCCGAGCCGGACCTTGAAGACTACGCCTACCCCGGACGCTTCACCGACCGCGAGCGCGGCAAGCATCTGGCCAGGCGCGCCCTGGAACGGCACCGCAGCGACTACCGCCAGGCCAGCGGCCACAGCGACCAGCCGAACCTGCGCAGCGGGCATTTCCTGCCCCTGAGCGAGCACCCCCACCCGGCCTGGAACGACCTGTGGCTGCTGACCGAAGTCCTCCACGAAGGCAAACAGCCGCAGGTGCTGGAAGAGTCCATCACCAGCGACACCCGGGCCGGAAAAGGCTTTCACCAGGGCTACCGCAACCGCTTCACCGCCACCCCCTGGGAAGTGCCCCATCGCCCGCCCCTGGAACACCCCAAGCCGCGGATTCTCGGCAGCCAGACCGCCAAGGTCACCGGCCCTCAGGACGAGGACATCCACACCGACGCCCACGGCCGGGCCAAGGTGCAGTTTCACTGGGACCGCGAGGGCCAGGGCAACGACAAGAGCAGCTGCTGGCTGCGGGTGTCCTCGGCCTGGGCCGGCGCCTGGTACGGCGCCATCGCCGTCCCCCGGGTGGGCATGGAAGTGCTGGTGACCTTCCTCGAAGGCGACCCCGACCAGCCCCTGATCACCGGCTGCCTGTACCACAAGGAAAACGTCGTCCCCTATCCGCTGCCGGCGCACAAGACCCGCAGCACCTTCAAGACCTTGAGCAGCCCCGACGGCGGCGGCTTCAACGAACTGCGCATCGAAGACAAACAAGGCGCCGAGCAGATCTTCATCCACGCCCAGCGCGACTGGGACCAGCAGGTCCAGCACGACCAGAAAATCCGCGTCGGCCACCAGCGCCACGACACGGTGGAGGCCAACAGCTACAGCGAATTCAAGGCCGAAGAACACCACACCGTGCATGGCGAGCGCAAAGTCGAAGCCCGCGCCAGTGATCACCTGAGCGTCGCCGGCAGCCAGCACCTGCAACTGGGCAACGGCCTGTTCATCGAAGCCGGCCAGGAAATCCACCTCGCCAGTGGCCTGAAAGTGGTGCTCGAAGCCGGCAGCGAACTGACCCTCAAGGGCGGCGGTAGCTGGATCAAGATCGACGCCGGCGGCGTGGCCCTCAGCGGCGCCCTGGTCAATAACAACTCCGGCGGCAGCCCGGGCAGTGGCACTGGTGCGGCGCCGTTGTTGCCGGGGCCGTTGCGGGTGGCGGATGGGGGTAAGCCGGGCATCCCGCTGGAAGCCCTGGTCAAGCAACACCTGGTCTTTCGTCAAGCCAAGGCCGGAGTGTGTGAAGTCTGTGAAGCGGCAAAACGTGCCAGGAAGGCTAATTCATGA